In Pseudoclavibacter sp. Marseille-Q3772, the sequence GGTGCCCGGGAAGCACTGCAGGCCACCGAACGTGCCATGGTGAATGCCGCTGCGGCCGAGGGTGAGGTGCGCGGCACCCTCACCATCGGCGTGATCCCGACCGTCACCGCGATCGACATTCCAGCCGTGCTCGCGGAGTTTCATGCCATACATCCCGCTGTGCGGGTGCGTCTTCGTGGCGGTGGCAGCGAGCAATTCGTCAACGACATTCGTGCAGGGCAACTCGACGTCGCCTTCTTGGGGCTCGCCGAGTGCACCCCACCCCAAGGGATCGCCTTCCGCGAACTCTCTCACGAGATGCTCGTGGCGGCGCTACCAACGAACCACCACCTGGCGCGCCGCAAGCGTCTCAAGCTCGAAGAGCTTGCCGATGAGACCTTCGTCGATTTCCCCAGCGGGTCTGCAGGGCGCGCCCAAGGCGACCTCGCCTTCGAGGCTGCGGGCTTGCAACGTGATGTCGCCTTTGAAGCCATGACCACCGACCTGATCATCGGTCTTATCCGCAACGAGCTTGCCGTCGGCCTGCTTTCCGTGCACGTCGTCCCAGACGACCCAGGAGTGGTCGCAGTCCAACTTGTCGATGGCCCACGGAGGGTCGAATACCTGGCCTGGAACGAGTTCAATCCCAGCCCCGCCATCAGAGCTTTCCTCAAGATGGTTACGGAAAGATGTGCGTGATCGTCTGAACCATGAGGCACTGCCTCCAGCGATTATCGCTCCAACTTCAGATCCGATTCTCTACCCCCATTGAGGCTGCGCTTTCTATGGGGTGAGAATTCCGGAGAAGCTAGGGGCACGGGCTGTACTTCGGGATCATGCTGGTCCCCGCTCCAAGGTAGTGCCTTGACTGTTTGGCTATCGGGACTGCTGCACGAACAGGTGACAGTGGTTAGTCACGCAGCCTGAATAGCTGGCGTGGTCATGATTGTCTCGAACTCGATCGGGGTCAACCGGCCGAGACGGTTTTGACGACGACGTCGGTGGTAGGTCCGCTCGATCCAGGTCACGATCGCGATCTGCAGGTCTTCACGG encodes:
- a CDS encoding LysR substrate-binding domain-containing protein codes for the protein MELQQMRYTVAVAEERSFTKAAERCFVVQSALSHQIKALERELGVQLFARTSRRVELTAAGEAFVAGAREALQATERAMVNAAAAEGEVRGTLTIGVIPTVTAIDIPAVLAEFHAIHPAVRVRLRGGGSEQFVNDIRAGQLDVAFLGLAECTPPQGIAFRELSHEMLVAALPTNHHLARRKRLKLEELADETFVDFPSGSAGRAQGDLAFEAAGLQRDVAFEAMTTDLIIGLIRNELAVGLLSVHVVPDDPGVVAVQLVDGPRRVEYLAWNEFNPSPAIRAFLKMVTERCA